From Streptomyces sp. NBC_00775, one genomic window encodes:
- the pgsA gene encoding phosphatidylinositol phosphate synthase, whose translation MGQPVASRGRAATPTLGKAMLNKYARAFFTRVLTPFAAFLIRRGVSPDTVTLLGTAGVMAGALVFYPRGEFFWGTIVITLFVFSDLVDGNMARQLGRSSRWGAFLDSTLDRVADGAIFGGFALWYAGNGDDNVLCAVSIFCLASGQVVSYTKARGESIGLPVAVNGLVERAERLVISLVAAGLAGLHTFGVPGIQVLLPIALWIVAVGSLVTLIQRVVTVRRESAEADAAAAAQNSGATP comes from the coding sequence ATGGGCCAGCCGGTGGCCAGCAGGGGCCGCGCGGCCACACCGACCCTCGGGAAGGCCATGCTGAACAAGTACGCGCGTGCATTCTTCACGCGTGTCCTCACACCGTTCGCCGCGTTTCTCATCCGCCGGGGGGTAAGCCCCGACACGGTCACCCTCCTGGGCACGGCCGGAGTCATGGCGGGCGCGCTGGTCTTCTACCCCCGGGGGGAGTTCTTCTGGGGCACGATCGTCATCACGCTCTTCGTGTTCTCGGACCTGGTCGACGGCAATATGGCGCGCCAGCTCGGCCGCTCCAGCCGTTGGGGCGCGTTCCTGGATTCGACGCTCGACCGGGTCGCCGACGGCGCGATCTTCGGCGGCTTCGCGCTCTGGTACGCGGGCAACGGCGACGACAACGTCCTCTGCGCGGTCTCGATCTTCTGCCTGGCCAGCGGCCAGGTGGTCTCGTACACCAAGGCCCGCGGTGAATCCATCGGCCTTCCGGTCGCGGTCAACGGCCTGGTCGAGCGTGCCGAGCGCCTGGTGATCTCGCTGGTCGCGGCCGGCCTGGCGGGCCTGCACACGTTCGGTGTGCCCGGCATCCAGGTGCTGCTGCCCATCGCGCTGTGGATCGTCGCCGTCGGCAGCCTCGTCACGCTCATCCAGCGCGTCGTCACGGTCCGCAGGGAGTCCGCGGAGGCGGACGCCGCCGCGGCGGCCCAGAACAGCGGGGCCACGCCGTGA